Below is a genomic region from Desulfonatronum thiosulfatophilum.
CCGAATCCACTTCCTGAAATTGAATGCCGCGGCAGCCATGAACAGGTTGATCGCGTCGCCGAGAACCCCTTTCAGGTAGTTTCGGGACAAGCGATGATCCTGTTTCAGGTGACCAATTATCGGCTCTATTCCTGCTCTACGGCGAAAACGCTCACGGGCGATCCGCCGTTGATAGGGGCTATCGCTTTTCTTCGGACGCCCTGGCCGCAGGATTTTGGTGTCGCCTACATTTTGGTAGCCCCTGTAA
It encodes:
- a CDS encoding transposase, coding for MLRPGRPKKSDSPYQRRIARERFRRRAGIEPIIGHLKQDHRLSRNYLKGVLGDAINLFMAAAAFNFRKWIRKFEHFFALFTLWLFFGTTTRQPSMMIL